The genomic interval CAAATGACAGCTTCCTGGAGTCCCAGAATATCTTTGTATTGTCTTTGAACCATATATCAAATGGCTAATATAGATACCACTACAGAGGGTTGCTGCTGGCATTTCTCCAAAGCAGTGTTATTGTCGGCAATGAATCTGGTAGAGCGATCCTCAAAAGTGTTCGATGTTTGAAGGTTAGTTGCTGAAATCTTATCCTCCATTCGGTTCTCGAGCACGTGCTTGTTCTGCTTGAAGTAGCTAGGACGACCATCTTCGTAGATAACTTCCAAGTTATCATCTTCCTTAAAATCCCCCATTGGAGCGCTTACCCATTCCCCGTCCGCCATCAAAGCAACACTACAATGCCATGGGGTAGTAAAGCCAGTCTTGGTATTAAGTAGACTCATGGATATCTTGTGATCACCCGTCGACTGATGAATAGAAAGGCGTAAATGGTTTGGAAAAGCATATTTTACCGCACCAGCAAAGGcctattttcaaaaatttagTAAAATAAACGGAAGCTTGCTCTTGGTAATATTTTAACTTACATATCCTCGAATTAGCATCTGTTTAGCGAGGTATCTCACATTTTTCTTGTAACTGGTATTGCTTCGACTATTGCCAAGGGGGAAAATATATCGTAAATCCGACTCAAGAAATCTTCGATACCCCAGATAAGTCAACTTTGTATCAGGGTTGTTGGCGATCTCATCttcgatattgatgtttGCTTTGCCCCATCTATTTATCATGGATAGACGAAAGTTGGTGGCGTTTGCCACGTAAGTGATCTCGTCTAGCTTTTCTGGCAACGGAAAATTGACAAAGTCTTGAATTCTGGAGAAGCCAATGTTATTAAAACCCTTATTAATAGACATTGTACGTAAAGCTTCTCCGTATGCCCATGTATCGCGATCCGATACACATAGTAGATCTGGTATGTAGTTAGCTAACCGTCTGGGCCAGAACCGGTAATCAACAGGGGATAAACAAACCATTATAAACGAGACCATCTGAAATGATTGTGCACTTAGCTCCGGGCTGATACACTTCTCCAATGCGCAAACACATCGTGTTCAGTCGATCAAGAGCAATCTCTTCAGCTTTGTCTGGTAGAATGCCGAAAACTTTATGGACCTTGTTTGAAGACTTGAAGGGAAATGCCGGAAGGCACATTTCCACCGGTGCTCCACTGCTGACAAATTTCTCGATGACTGACAAGAACTTGGGCTTGCCCGCATTATGTCGATCCTTTGTGTCATCGAATTTGTTGAGAGCGTAGTCAAAGACGATATTCAGGATGTCGTTGCATACAACCGTCATGGAAGAATTAGCGGCAGATGTCATTGTGGAACACTTCTCGGTGATGGAAGACTTTTTGAACCACATGATAATACCTCGACACAAATTACACAATTGAGTTTATATCCCAAGCCAGAATCTATGATCGAGAATATATCTTTGTGAAAGTAATTCATACAAATCGAGTATAGAAGGGACCGTAGTCACTGCacaagaataagaatagaAACAGTAATATCTAAGTCGACATCTTTCAAACTCTTCTCTGGTATgcctattatatatttcaagaatATAAATGGCCTCACTTCGGGTAGCTATGAGAACCTTTGCATAGATGAACTCTAGGTAACAGTTTTTGAGATTCCACAGCGGCACAAAGGTCAAACCAATGACTTTCCACGATCAAAGCGATCATTGCTAGATCCAATTTATTTTGCGCTCAAAAATGCAGAAGTAATGTCAAAGTAGTATTTTGGGACCTTATGATGTAGCTTGACATCTGCCAAAATAGATATTGTGAGTTTTTGAGCATCGCGAGTCATTTTCAAGCTGAATCCGGCCTTTTTTACTCCAGCTTTTTAACTTCTCGGATGCTCAGAAAGGTCCAGAATGTGGATACTAACTCATGCCGAAATTGAATGCCTTGAACATCATTTCGAATTATTCGACGAGCTGGATGTGGAGATCTAGATATCTAGATCCCAAATTTACCATCAGTTCACCCGCTTTACCCCTCGGCTTGAAGGCGGCTCGTGAGCACCCGAAAACCCACCAATGCGGACCCTTGATTTTATACGATTCTCAATTTTTTCTCCGCAGAATTGATAATCAAACGTAGGAGAAAGCTTCATGGAAATCACGAATTGAACCGAGTACTGTCGTTCGGGTTCCCGCATGGCCCGAGTTAAACTTTTGCAAGCTGCTTGGTAAGTGTCAGATCTACTGGGCCAGTACATAACGTGTGGGGTATCTTCCTACTTTtactattaaaaatttaCATTTACCACCCTTAAACTGTCAGCGGAGGAACCAAAGTTGAGAACATGACACTTTTTATCTGCACTGGAAAACATGTATCAATTTCTCTTTAACCACACAGAACATCACCTCATTGGACTTGCATCTCATTTTGAGAATTAATCAAGAGTGAGTAAATTCTGTACTTGGGTATTACCACGCCATGTAAAGCAGTCTCCAAATATGGCAAGGAAACCGCTCACCAAATTGTGAATACTCTGGGTACCATCGCGCTAGATCTTGTGTCATTCCAAGTCGCGATTTTTCACGATATTCTACACGAGTTTCGACGGACCTCTGTGCACGCTTATCGCTTGTCAAGGGATCTGAAAGGGCTGTAGAATTGCTCTACAGCCGGCTAGATTAGAAAGCGAAATGAATTCCAAAATGATAGGAACTTTAGAAACTGGAGCTGAAGACTGGGAAAGAATCAACCGCAAAAACTCGACTTCGATAAAACTGATAGACTACATCGAAACTCATCCGTTGAGTACACAACTCTGAAGTGTACTCTCAAGACAACTGGCCGCTTGAAGAGAACATCCAATGTAACTCATTAATATGCGGTGCTATGAAGGTTACTGACGCTATATCTAAACTCATATCTTGCTAAAACGAGCAATAGTTAGATATCCCTCTACTGTAGGCCTCGTTTCttctttgaataataaatctgatgacatcattcattttcattgaaCCAAAATATAGCCAGCATATAGATAAACTTTCGTGAAGTTCCACTTAGTGCCGTGAGGCTCTGCTCAACTAGGCAAGATGGTGCTGGATTGACCCGATCAATTGCAAGCGAAATTCTACCTCGCTCTGAAGATTCCAGCATGCCTCCGGAAAATTACCCGATATCCTATAGCATTCGTGTGTTGGACACCTCGCTAAGCCCATCTTTGAATTTTCGAAGAAGTAGGTGAAGATATGATCATGTTTCTAAAGTCGAACACATTGCGCCAATTGAATGAGGAGATGATAACCGCAAAGCACGCTATCGCCAATCATGGAGTCATGAATACCTGTAGAAGTCAAGCAGGCTTATTCCTTAAGTCAAAGAATAAACAACCTCTCTAAACATGGTAGATAGTAACATGTAAAGCTCAGCAACTAGCTTTCGAGGATAGCCGACTTCAGAAAATTTACATCGTCTCCGCAGAGCTAAAGACTTTGACTGATCCATACAAACCCCCACCTTTACCGAATTTTCGGCCGCCCTTTGAATGATAGTGATTCAGAGAGTAGCTCGTACGCAGGTAGAGGAAGACTTGCTGCGTTATATGCTTTTTGATCGTGAAAATGGCCATTGACACAGCTTATGTGGGGCGCGcagaggaaggaaggaatcTCATTAGTTGCCAAGGAGCGGCTAATTCGAATTCGTACTCACAAACTTCCTCAAACTTGCTCATgcttcaatttccaatctgtTTTATCAGAGAGCACGATTTATCTCCGGTTTCCCACTTTCTATAACTGTTGGGACAGCGGATAGTTACGTCGTGGCAAGTAATTGTCAACTTGAACATGAAATTTTTCAGAATTTCAGGGTTAGCTTGGGCTTCAACTTCGTAAGTCTACGTAGATACAGAATTGgaactttatataattctatattgtTGCTCTATTTAAAGACGCTTCGAAACGATTAACGGAAATAAGAATTTCACCCACTGTTGTTTCTATCATCAGATAGTTTTCCCCGGCGTGAACCCCCTGTACAGAAATTGAGCACATTAGCGCAAGTATGATTTCTAGCATGCAGGGCAAAGAAAATTTTCATTGCTACCAAGAAATGTTTCTATATCTTCTCCCGATTCTTCAGGGAAGATTTTATGAAACAAAAACTCTATTTTTTGTTTGACTCAACTCACACGAAACCTTTCCTCTGCTTCTTGTGTCAAACTCGGACCAGGTATTTTGCATGCATAAAGTTTCCCTCGGAAACTCCACGCGAAGCTCTTCTCCAGCTGTTCGAGCTCGTATAATTCTTCTTACAAATCTTTTGCACTCCTGCTCTATCTCTTTATCGCCAGACACATTGCAAAAGCCAACCAAGGGATCCAAGATCACTGGATGATTATGGCACCTCCGATTGAATCTCGGACCAAGGTGGACACGAAAGGGCTTAAAACTAGTCAAAATACCGTTGACAATAATCCCGACGGAACACATGTAGACACCACAGTACAGAAGGGTATCCAGGAGATTGAGGCGATAACTATCACATGGTCAAGGACCTGGCTTATCATTGCTTATATTTTGATCTGGATTACCTACTTTGTTCAAGGTCTGGTGTCTGGCGTCACTGGCTCTCTTCTTCCATACATCACGTCTGACTTCGCTTTTCACTCTCTCACGCCTACTACAAGTATAATGAGTGCTGTTATTGGCGGAGTTTCTAATCTGAGCATTGCGAAGGTTCTGGACATCTTTGGTCGACCTCAAGGATATACTTTCTGCGCCGTGCTCTGCGTCATTGGTCTTATTATGTCAGCTAGTTGTAACAATGTCGAGGCGTATGCTGCATCTCAAGTCTTCTACACAGTTGGCATAAATGGCATAGGATATAGTCTCAGTGTCTTTGTCGCTGATACATCCTCACTACGGCATCGAGGCCTGATGCAAGCATTTGTCAGTACCCCTAATCTGATCACTTGCTGGCTAGGTGGGCCAATATCTACAGCCTTTTTGAATGGGCCTGGCTGGCGCTGGGCCTATGGAGCGTTCGCAATTCTCATTCCGCTTGTGACTTTTCCGCTTTCAGGCCTTTTCATATGgcaatttttaaaatctaagAAGCTAGACCTTGTACAAAGGAATGATAGTGGAAGCACAATTTGGCAGTCTATCATCTACTACTGCCGCGAGTTCGATGCTGTCGGTCTTATTCTGATATCTGCTGGCGTCGCGTTCTTTCTATTGCCATTCAACCTTTACACTATTGAGGCTAAAGGGTGGGGATCCTCCCTTATCATCTGCTTCCTAGTTTTCGGTATCGTATTGATCATCGCTTTCGCTATATGGGAGAAGTTTTTTGCGCccatatcattcattccatggTCTCTCCTCAAGGACCGTACAGCCTTCGGTGCTTGTCTCCTCTCATTTACGCTCTTCATTAGTTACTCCTGCTGGGCCAGCTACTTCAGCTCTTTTCTACAAGTTGTGAATAACTTGAGTGTTACCAATGCCAGTTATGTCATTCAGACGTACACTGTCGGCGGTGTATTGCTCTCACTCGTCACTGGTGGTATCATCAGCTTTACTGGGCGTTACAAACCCATTGCCCTTTACTTTGGTGTTCCTCTGACGATCCTTGGCATGTCGCTCCTAATCTACTTCCGTCAGCCTGACCAGAGCATTGGGTATATTGTGATGTGCATGATATTTATTTCGTTTGCAGAGGGGGTCTTGGTTATTTGTGACGAGATTGCCATCATGGCCGCCTCTGCGGAACAGCAACATTTTGCGGTCAGTCTGGCTGTGTTAGGATTGTTTGGAAACATTGGGTCTGCTATTGGTCTTACCATTTCGGCTGCTATCTGGCAGGGTATATTTCCGAGAAAGCTTTCTACATATCTTCCCGATGTGGATCCAGCAAATGTATTACTAGTATATGAGTCCTTACCGGCGCAGTTATCGTTTCCGCTAGGATCGACTGAACGCCTTGCAATCCAGCACGCCTATGGTGATGCGCAGAGAGCATTGTTGATTGCTGGCACCGTTGTCTGGGTTCTCGGTATATTGTCGGTATTATTGTGGCGCGACATCAAGGTTATTGGAATTCGCCAGACAAAAGGCCAGGTTGCTTAAGCGTTGAGATTAATTTTAGTGcatagattttcaaaaatggCTGCATGTATATGATATAGTTCCTGCAAATACTATCAACGATATAGCAATTGTCTGAAAAAGGAACCTTTCTCCACTCCGTTGAATCTGTAGCTTTTGTCCGTCGTTTGTGTGTAACTTTCGGAGAAAAACGTATTGGCGGGAGCATAGCTTCCGTCTTAAAATTTGATAATCGAAGCTCTTGTATCTCAGCAAGAGACTTCCTACATCCACAAGATACACGGAAGCTTGAAATCGGTCGGCTCATTGCAACTGGGCAAACGGGCCCAGAAGATTATTTGCCCCATCAAAGAACTTACAAACTCACCATGTCAACTATGCACGATTAGAAGAGCGAAATTCTTCTCACTAGATGTTAATCTCGTCGATTCTGCAAAGGCCAACGGTTGATCTTGCCAAAAAGAATGGATCTCCGATT from Botrytis cinerea B05.10 chromosome 9, complete sequence carries:
- the Bcdit1 gene encoding Bcdit1; protein product: MTSAANSSMTVVCNDILNIVFDYALNKFDDTKDRHNAGKPKFLSVIEKFVSSGAPVEMCLPAFPFKSSNKVHKVFGILPDKAEEIALDRLNTMCLRIGEVYQPGAKCTIISDGLVYNDLLCVSDRDTWAYGEALRTMSINKGFNNIGFSRIQDFVNFPLPEKLDEITYVANATNFRLSMINRWGKANINIEDEIANNPDTKLTYLGYRRFLESDLRYIFPLGNSRSNTSYKKNVRYLAKQMLIRGYAFAGAVKYAFPNHLRLSIHQSTGDHKISMSLLNTKTGFTTPWHCSVALMADGEWVSAPMGDFKEDDNLEVIYEDGRPSYFKQNKHVLENRMEDKISATNLQTSNTFEDRSTRFIADNNTALEKCQQQPSVVVSILAI